A window of the Litorilinea aerophila genome harbors these coding sequences:
- a CDS encoding class II aldolase/adducin family protein, producing MSSQEGVIKFRLEFTPGPPLPAEGLQEINHWRQLLYGRRLIGQDPGRYGGYGFGNISRRLPPFPAEPGRRRFVISGTQTGHLETLGPQHYAIVTGWDPDQNLVIAQGPIRPSSESLTHGTVYDQDETIRWVMHVHSPELWQQASQLGLPTTAAHVPYGTPAMAREVERLFRETDVRHRGIFAMGGHEDGIVAFGATAEEAGMVLLDTLAATVTSGRPGADD from the coding sequence ATGTCTAGCCAGGAAGGCGTTATCAAATTTCGACTTGAATTTACTCCTGGGCCGCCCCTGCCTGCCGAAGGCCTGCAAGAGATCAACCACTGGCGCCAGCTTCTCTACGGCCGGCGGCTCATCGGCCAGGATCCGGGTCGCTACGGCGGTTACGGCTTCGGCAATATCAGCCGGCGGCTCCCGCCCTTCCCCGCGGAGCCAGGCAGACGGCGCTTCGTCATCAGCGGCACCCAGACCGGCCACCTGGAGACCCTGGGGCCCCAGCATTATGCCATTGTTACCGGATGGGATCCAGACCAGAACCTGGTGATTGCCCAGGGCCCCATCCGCCCTTCATCCGAATCCCTGACCCACGGCACCGTCTACGACCAGGATGAAACCATCCGCTGGGTGATGCATGTCCACTCCCCAGAGCTGTGGCAACAGGCTTCCCAGCTGGGCCTGCCCACCACCGCGGCCCATGTGCCCTATGGGACGCCAGCCATGGCCCGGGAGGTGGAGCGACTCTTCCGGGAGACGGACGTGCGCCACCGGGGCATCTTTGCCATGGGCGGCCACGAGGACGGCATCGTGGCCTTCGGCGCCACGGCCGAAGAAGCGGGGATGGTCCTGCTGGACACACTGGCAGCCACCGTGACAAGTGGCCGGCCTGGGGCCGATGATTGA
- a CDS encoding PEP/pyruvate-binding domain-containing protein has translation MKPTFVFDACSPESLPELSGKARGLALAGGAGLPVPPWYFVAPSALLAALSPEQQDALARATDAGAAQAALAHLRLPPALLTELAAASADLAGDGSLLAVRSSAPDEDSRGHSFAGQLCSFLNVPPDQVPQRLVEVWRSGFSERVFAYRREHGLPLPPPPPGVIIQRMVEARVSGVAFSADPVSGRRIVAVVAAVQGLAEGLVAGHEQGDTYRVQADGTVLERHLQHEDAPLLTDAEIRAVAALARRAAAIFSRPQDIEWALAGDGQLYLLQSRPITGLADLPDPDAPPVLWDNSNIIESYGGMTTPLTYSFARRAYEEVYQQFCRILYVPEGVIQANRHVFAAMIGLIRGRIYYNLLNWYRVLALLPGFRANRHFMEQMMGVKESLPDSLVAELDQSTWRQRWLDRLYLLRTSLGLVLNFLLLERRKRAFYRRLADALGQGRPDLTALRADELVAYYQRLERLLLTRWDAPLLNDFFAMIFYGVLGRLTAAWCGDTTGSLRNDLLSGSGGMISAEPAERVRELARLVLDAQAADPGFVRRLQTGTRAEIEASLPHAPAFQRAYRAYLEEFGERCRSELKLESPTLHDDPLPLLRAVGQLAALGQPGLEAPERTGTRDQAEQQALAGIGQSFWRRWLFRWVLQQTRRRVRDRENLRFARTRVFGRARQIFRELGKRLYEVDALDDPADVFYLEVDEIFGFVDGTTTCADLRGLVSVRRAEFARYAAMEAPAERFVTRGMVHRGNRFQADSREEQPGPAAGSKQGLGCCPGVVRGRVRVVRDPLTAGLEPGDIVAAEHTDPGWILILPMAAGLLVERGSLLSHAAIVARELGIPAVVGLRGLTAWLADGDWVELDGGTGVVRRLPRDGGQ, from the coding sequence ATGAAGCCTACCTTCGTGTTCGACGCCTGCTCCCCTGAATCCCTGCCGGAACTCTCGGGCAAGGCCCGCGGGCTGGCCCTTGCCGGCGGCGCGGGGCTGCCTGTGCCGCCCTGGTACTTCGTGGCGCCTTCGGCCCTCCTGGCCGCCCTTTCTCCAGAGCAGCAGGATGCCCTGGCCCGGGCAACCGACGCGGGCGCAGCCCAGGCCGCCCTGGCCCACCTCCGCCTGCCCCCTGCGTTGCTGACCGAGCTGGCGGCCGCGAGCGCGGACCTGGCCGGCGACGGCAGCCTCCTGGCTGTGCGCTCGTCCGCGCCCGACGAAGACAGCCGCGGCCACTCCTTCGCCGGGCAGCTGTGCAGCTTCCTGAACGTCCCCCCCGACCAGGTTCCCCAGCGCCTGGTGGAAGTCTGGCGCTCCGGCTTCAGCGAACGGGTCTTTGCCTATCGCCGGGAGCATGGCCTGCCCCTGCCGCCTCCCCCGCCCGGCGTGATCATCCAGCGGATGGTGGAGGCCCGGGTGTCCGGGGTGGCCTTCAGCGCGGATCCTGTCAGTGGCCGGCGCATCGTAGCCGTGGTGGCCGCGGTGCAGGGCCTGGCCGAAGGCCTGGTGGCCGGCCACGAGCAGGGGGATACCTACCGGGTGCAGGCAGACGGCACCGTGCTGGAGCGTCACCTTCAGCACGAGGATGCCCCACTCCTGACGGATGCAGAGATCCGGGCCGTGGCAGCCCTGGCCCGTCGGGCCGCCGCCATCTTCAGCCGCCCCCAGGACATCGAGTGGGCCCTGGCCGGCGACGGCCAGCTCTATCTGCTCCAGTCCCGTCCCATCACCGGCCTGGCGGATCTGCCCGATCCCGACGCACCGCCGGTGCTGTGGGACAACAGCAACATCATCGAGAGCTATGGCGGCATGACCACACCCCTGACCTACTCCTTCGCCCGGCGGGCCTATGAGGAGGTCTACCAGCAGTTCTGTCGCATCTTGTACGTGCCGGAGGGGGTCATCCAGGCCAACCGCCACGTCTTCGCCGCCATGATTGGCCTGATCCGGGGGCGCATCTACTACAACCTCCTGAACTGGTACCGGGTGCTGGCCCTGCTGCCCGGCTTTCGCGCCAACCGCCACTTCATGGAGCAGATGATGGGCGTGAAGGAGAGCCTGCCCGACAGCCTGGTCGCGGAGTTGGACCAGAGCACCTGGCGGCAGCGCTGGCTGGATCGCCTCTACCTCCTGCGCACGAGCCTGGGACTGGTGTTGAACTTCCTCCTGCTGGAGCGGCGTAAGCGGGCCTTCTATCGGCGGCTGGCGGACGCCCTGGGCCAGGGGCGGCCAGATCTGACGGCGTTGCGGGCTGACGAGCTGGTGGCCTACTACCAGCGGCTGGAGCGTCTGTTGCTCACTCGCTGGGATGCGCCCCTGTTGAACGACTTCTTCGCCATGATTTTCTACGGCGTGCTGGGCCGCTTGACCGCCGCCTGGTGTGGCGACACCACAGGCAGCCTGCGCAACGATCTGCTGAGCGGCAGCGGCGGGATGATCAGCGCGGAACCGGCCGAACGGGTGCGGGAGCTGGCCCGGCTGGTCCTGGATGCCCAGGCGGCCGACCCGGGCTTTGTCCGCCGCCTCCAGACGGGCACCCGGGCCGAGATCGAGGCCTCCCTGCCCCACGCCCCTGCTTTCCAGCGGGCCTACAGGGCCTACCTGGAAGAGTTCGGCGAGCGATGTCGCAGCGAGCTCAAGCTGGAGAGCCCCACCCTCCACGACGATCCCCTGCCCCTGTTGCGGGCCGTGGGACAACTGGCGGCGCTGGGCCAGCCGGGCCTGGAGGCGCCGGAACGGACAGGCACACGGGACCAGGCCGAGCAGCAGGCCCTGGCGGGGATTGGGCAGAGTTTCTGGCGGCGCTGGCTTTTTCGCTGGGTTTTGCAGCAGACCCGCCGACGGGTGCGGGATCGGGAGAATCTGCGCTTTGCCCGCACCCGGGTCTTTGGCCGGGCCCGCCAGATCTTCCGCGAGCTGGGCAAGCGCCTCTACGAAGTGGATGCCCTGGACGACCCGGCGGATGTCTTCTACCTGGAGGTGGATGAAATCTTCGGCTTTGTCGATGGTACCACCACCTGTGCCGATCTGCGGGGGCTGGTCTCGGTGCGGCGGGCCGAGTTTGCCCGCTATGCGGCCATGGAAGCCCCGGCGGAACGCTTTGTCACCCGGGGCATGGTACACCGGGGCAACCGCTTCCAGGCCGACTCCCGGGAGGAGCAGCCCGGGCCGGCGGCTGGTTCCAAGCAGGGCCTGGGCTGTTGCCCCGGCGTGGTCCGGGGACGGGTGCGGGTGGTGCGGGATCCTCTGACGGCCGGCCTGGAGCCGGGGGACATCGTGGCGGCCGAGCACACCGACCCCGGCTGGATCCTGATCTTGCCCATGGCCGCCGGGCTGCTGGTGGAGCGGGGCAGTCTCCTCTCCCATGCTGCCATTGTGGCCCGGGAGCTGGGCATCCCGGCGGTGGTGGGACTGCGGGGGCTGACCGCCTGGCTGGCGGACGGCGACTGGGTGGAGCTGGACGGCGGAACCGGGGTGGTCCGCCGCCTGCCGCGCGACGGCGGGCAGTAG
- a CDS encoding cytochrome c oxidase assembly protein: MNLSTMGWQLTALGVLLAVGGLYLLAWLRLRKRLPGHGRVSFARGERLAAWSAGVLLLLTALASPMQAWSPYLLTARTFQMVLLYMLVPPLLWLACPFHVILRGMPFAVRRPLVSWLRRGRRSRWFRLVVHPATAWFAFLSGMLLWHDPRLTNWVLDREMARLLEPWLLLGVALFFWRHVTNTGPRIRRACPGWGSVAAILGVEIPNMVAGVTIAFSSAPLYSHYVQVRAAWPAQVQPPLPLGLMEDQMLSGALVWVVGSLVYISTIVLLLNRLFAQDGSTGPQHLLHWDAHDKLVAPGLEYRARQNILRNVDLDHH; encoded by the coding sequence ATGAACCTGTCAACAATGGGCTGGCAACTGACTGCGTTGGGGGTGTTGCTGGCCGTGGGTGGCCTCTACCTGCTGGCCTGGCTGCGGCTGCGGAAACGGCTTCCGGGCCATGGGCGCGTCAGTTTTGCCCGGGGAGAGCGCCTGGCGGCATGGAGCGCTGGCGTCCTGCTCCTGCTGACGGCGCTGGCCTCGCCCATGCAGGCATGGAGCCCATACCTGCTGACGGCGCGCACCTTCCAGATGGTGTTGCTCTACATGTTAGTACCGCCGCTATTGTGGCTGGCCTGCCCGTTCCACGTCATCCTGCGGGGCATGCCCTTCGCCGTGCGACGCCCCCTGGTCTCCTGGCTGCGCCGGGGGCGGAGGAGCCGATGGTTCCGGCTGGTTGTCCACCCGGCCACAGCCTGGTTTGCTTTCCTCAGCGGCATGCTGCTCTGGCATGATCCGCGCCTGACCAACTGGGTGTTGGACCGGGAAATGGCCCGCCTGCTGGAGCCCTGGCTGCTGCTGGGCGTGGCCCTCTTCTTCTGGCGCCATGTGACCAACACGGGCCCTCGGATTCGCCGGGCCTGCCCTGGCTGGGGCAGCGTGGCCGCCATTCTGGGGGTGGAAATCCCCAACATGGTGGCAGGCGTCACCATCGCCTTTTCCAGCGCCCCCCTGTACAGCCACTACGTCCAGGTTCGGGCCGCCTGGCCGGCCCAGGTCCAGCCCCCCCTGCCCCTGGGCCTGATGGAGGACCAGATGCTCAGCGGTGCGCTGGTCTGGGTCGTGGGCAGCCTGGTCTACATCTCCACCATCGTCCTCCTCCTCAACCGGCTCTTTGCCCAGGATGGCAGCACCGGTCCCCAGCATCTTCTCCATTGGGACGCCCACGACAAGCTCGTGGCACCCGGCCTGGAATATCGGGCCCGCCAGAATATCCTGCGCAACGTGGATCTGGACCATCATTAG
- a CDS encoding UbiA family prenyltransferase, with translation MDAEISMVRNGRILPLWRRLWIYQAERFPLLSHGLLVTIMAAGSLGFSARARGQAAWPGWLALAAASFCALGFFFQLRVADEYKDFHDDQAHRPYRPVPRGLIRLEELALLAVTVAGIQAGLTLWLGPALLPFLLAVWAYMAAMRWEFGLHRWLRARPWLYLASHMVIVPLIVLFLTAWDWRLRGSNAPPGLGWFLALGFFNGVLFEVGRKVRAPADEEAGVETYTALWGCRKATLAWLAALALAALCALAAARPVGMVEWTGSVAAGLGVWAIIAARRFLQRPVTARARQVPLISALWVLALYVVLGILPFLLPG, from the coding sequence ATGGATGCGGAGATAAGTATGGTGCGGAATGGGCGGATCCTACCCCTGTGGCGACGCTTATGGATCTACCAGGCAGAGCGCTTTCCCCTCTTGAGCCATGGCCTGTTGGTGACCATCATGGCGGCGGGGAGCCTGGGATTTTCGGCCCGGGCCCGGGGACAGGCGGCCTGGCCCGGCTGGCTGGCGCTGGCAGCGGCATCCTTCTGTGCCCTGGGCTTTTTCTTCCAGCTACGGGTGGCCGATGAGTACAAGGACTTCCACGACGACCAGGCCCATCGCCCCTACCGCCCCGTACCCCGGGGCCTGATCCGCCTGGAAGAGCTGGCCCTCCTGGCGGTAACGGTGGCCGGGATCCAGGCGGGCCTCACCCTCTGGCTGGGTCCTGCCCTGCTGCCCTTTCTGCTCGCTGTGTGGGCCTACATGGCCGCCATGCGCTGGGAGTTCGGCCTCCACCGCTGGCTGCGGGCTCGGCCCTGGCTCTATCTGGCCTCCCACATGGTGATCGTGCCCCTGATCGTCCTCTTTCTCACGGCCTGGGACTGGCGGCTGAGAGGGAGCAACGCTCCCCCTGGCCTGGGCTGGTTTCTGGCGCTGGGCTTTTTCAACGGCGTGCTCTTTGAGGTGGGGCGCAAGGTGCGCGCCCCAGCAGACGAGGAAGCGGGCGTGGAGACTTACACAGCCCTGTGGGGGTGCCGGAAGGCCACCCTGGCCTGGCTGGCGGCCCTGGCCCTGGCTGCACTCTGCGCCCTGGCGGCGGCCCGCCCTGTGGGTATGGTGGAATGGACCGGGAGCGTGGCGGCGGGGTTGGGCGTGTGGGCCATCATCGCGGCCCGGCGCTTCCTGCAACGGCCGGTGACCGCCCGGGCCCGGCAGGTCCCCCTGATCTCGGCGCTGTGGGTTCTGGCCCTGTACGTCGTCCTGGGCATTCTGCCCTTTCTCCTGCCCGGCTGA
- a CDS encoding prealbumin-like fold domain-containing protein has protein sequence MGLLIAGLLVFLGTVPAAQAAEPRQMAGNPRCDDLGLGDLEDFKIEPERLYMNNEAFASNDGSFTGTYHLDGVGMVQVTVTGWKDGDEENQFRWQTDFPVAAVIVKAKGALVYDYTGQGGATADEGLHAPEDKGISHINFCFTKPPKPTPTPTVEPSPTPTPTVEPSPTPTPTVEPSPTPTPTVEPSPTPTPTAEPSPTPTPTPTVEPSPTPTPTAEPSPTPTPTVEPSPTPTPTVEPSPTPTPTAEPSPTPTPTAEPSPTPTPTVEPSPTPTPTAEPSPTPTPTAEPSPTPTPTVEPSPTPTPTVEPSPTPTPTVEPSPTPTPTAEPSPTPTPTVEPSPTPTPTVEPSPTPTPTAEPSPTPTPTVEPSPTPTPTAEPSPTPTPTAEPSPTPTPTVEPSPTPTPTVEPSPTPTPTVEPSPTPTPTVEPSPTPTPTVEPSPTPTPTAEPLPGKVVVVKQTQPEGSTGQFSFAGSFGPFTLGGGQSQAFGGLAPGTYQVAEQTPAGWVLVNATCDDGSTPDAIQVDAGETVTCTFVNRRQVYDLALEKQLPEILPVLRPGDPVTFTLRIANQGELDAHDIVVTDWVRPEDFVFHADANPGWTGDPSRPQRLVPLVPAGQSVSVPIVLHVAPDVDGSRSLMNCAEIQADDGDDQDSTPGNYGGGAAQEDDTGCVEVPATLVEPLNPTRLDPEQQPGIPADRGHAIYLPIVRR, from the coding sequence ATGGGCCTCCTGATCGCCGGGCTGTTGGTCTTCTTGGGGACCGTGCCCGCGGCGCAAGCGGCAGAGCCCCGTCAAATGGCGGGGAATCCCCGCTGTGATGACCTGGGGTTGGGGGATCTGGAGGACTTTAAAATCGAGCCGGAGCGGCTCTACATGAACAACGAGGCCTTCGCCAGCAACGACGGCAGCTTCACCGGCACCTACCACCTGGACGGCGTGGGGATGGTGCAGGTGACCGTCACCGGCTGGAAGGATGGGGATGAAGAGAACCAGTTCCGCTGGCAGACGGACTTCCCGGTGGCAGCGGTGATCGTCAAGGCCAAAGGCGCGCTGGTGTACGACTACACCGGCCAGGGGGGCGCCACCGCCGACGAGGGGCTCCACGCGCCGGAAGACAAGGGCATCAGCCACATCAACTTCTGTTTCACCAAACCGCCGAAACCTACTCCCACGCCGACGGTAGAGCCCAGCCCGACACCCACGCCGACGGTGGAGCCCAGCCCGACGCCCACACCGACGGTGGAGCCGAGCCCGACGCCCACGCCGACGGTGGAGCCCAGCCCGACGCCCACGCCGACGGCGGAGCCCAGCCCGACGCCGACGCCGACGCCGACGGTAGAGCCCAGCCCGACGCCCACGCCGACGGCGGAGCCCAGCCCGACGCCCACACCGACGGTGGAGCCCAGCCCGACGCCCACGCCGACGGTGGAGCCCAGCCCGACGCCCACGCCGACGGCGGAGCCGAGCCCGACGCCCACGCCGACGGCGGAGCCCAGCCCGACGCCCACGCCGACGGTGGAGCCCAGCCCGACGCCCACGCCGACGGCGGAGCCCAGCCCGACGCCCACGCCGACGGCGGAGCCCAGCCCGACGCCCACGCCGACGGTGGAGCCGAGCCCGACGCCCACGCCGACGGTGGAGCCGAGTCCGACGCCCACGCCGACGGTGGAGCCCAGCCCGACGCCCACGCCGACGGCGGAGCCCAGCCCGACGCCCACGCCGACGGTGGAGCCCAGCCCGACGCCGACGCCGACGGTGGAGCCCAGCCCGACGCCGACGCCGACGGCGGAGCCGAGCCCGACGCCCACGCCGACGGTGGAGCCGAGCCCGACGCCGACGCCGACGGCGGAGCCCAGCCCGACGCCCACGCCGACGGCGGAGCCGAGCCCGACGCCCACGCCGACGGTGGAGCCGAGCCCGACGCCGACGCCGACGGTGGAGCCCAGCCCGACGCCCACGCCGACGGTGGAGCCGAGCCCGACGCCCACGCCGACGGTGGAGCCGAGCCCGACGCCCACGCCGACGGTGGAGCCGAGCCCGACGCCCACGCCGACGGCGGAGCCTCTGCCGGGCAAGGTGGTGGTGGTGAAGCAGACTCAACCGGAAGGCAGCACGGGGCAGTTCAGCTTCGCCGGCAGCTTTGGCCCCTTCACCTTGGGCGGCGGCCAATCCCAGGCCTTTGGCGGGTTGGCGCCCGGCACCTACCAGGTGGCAGAGCAGACTCCGGCCGGCTGGGTCTTGGTCAACGCCACCTGTGACGACGGCAGTACGCCCGATGCCATCCAGGTGGACGCCGGCGAGACGGTGACCTGCACCTTTGTGAACCGTCGACAGGTGTACGACCTGGCCCTGGAGAAGCAGCTGCCCGAGATCCTGCCCGTGTTGCGGCCGGGGGATCCGGTCACCTTCACCCTGCGGATTGCCAACCAGGGCGAGCTGGACGCCCACGACATCGTGGTGACGGACTGGGTCCGGCCGGAAGATTTCGTCTTCCACGCCGATGCGAATCCTGGTTGGACCGGGGACCCAAGCCGTCCCCAGCGCCTGGTCCCCCTGGTGCCGGCAGGACAGTCGGTGAGCGTCCCCATCGTCCTGCATGTGGCGCCGGATGTGGATGGCAGCCGCTCGCTGATGAACTGCGCCGAGATCCAGGCCGACGACGGTGACGACCAGGATTCGACGCCTGGAAACTATGGCGGGGGCGCGGCCCAGGAAGACGATACCGGTTGCGTCGAGGTACCGGCCACCCTGGTAGAGCCATTGAACCCGACCCGCCTGGATCCGGAGCAACAGCCCGGCATTCCGGCGGACCGGGGTCACGCCATCTACCTGCCCATCGTCCGACGATGA
- the relA gene encoding GTP diphosphokinase has translation MFVKMDSQANGTQPARPTTENAPASSGEPDDRTEQPIRPETGVAEEGQAELTVDTELRGDPSVQVYINGAAQFVSFDEGRPGRDDAPQSTSALERAKPEPQPQAPPAVQQEAGRPATPLLAALQKLPPLPTADRKGTIQIQPTPEELQAMENLLQRVPASFTPADRELLLRAYLVASYAHREQRRHSGEPYVLHPIAVATILAELRLDVDTLAAGLLHDVVEDTQFDLAYLREYFGGDIANLVDGVTKLKRINELSNAQQGIADAKAESLRKMFLAMVDDVRVVIIKLADRLHNMRTLGSQKKHKQKRIARETLDIFAPLANRLGIWQIKWELEDLSFRYLEPNTYRELAKAMQQKREEREKWVARIKRELEELLAKAGIPAEVSGRPKHIYSIYRKMKRKDVDFDQIYDIHGFRIIVETEAQCYAALGVVHSNYRPIPGEFDDYIANPKDNMYRSLHTAVLSKRSGKPMEIQIRTREMHEIAEYGIAAHWQYKEQKKHDARFQEKIAWLRQLMEWRQEVTDAREFVDGMKTDVFNDRVYVFTPQGDVIDLPAGSTPIDFAYAIHTELGHRCRGANIRGRLVPLDYKLQNGDQVTIIAAKRGGPSRDWLNPNLEYVATQRARSKIRAWLRKQGREENIQRGRQMLEKEMKRLAINESFESMAKLFNYDKVDDFLAAIGYGDINSQHLAQKVLEKERRERERARWEELEREGGEKGAEGRRRSSATDGFRVQGVEGLLTHLGRCCNPVPGDAIVGYVTKGRGVTIHRTVCPNVANIVRRGQENRLIDVQWAADPEATFPVSIQVSAYDRSGLMRDVAALVADEHINMISVEAVTGQKDNLAVINATLEIRDAAQLTRILTKIDRLPNVVEARRKVS, from the coding sequence ATGTTTGTCAAGATGGATAGCCAGGCCAACGGGACACAACCTGCCAGGCCAACCACAGAAAACGCTCCAGCGTCGAGCGGCGAGCCCGACGATAGGACCGAACAACCCATTCGCCCCGAAACCGGTGTGGCCGAAGAGGGGCAGGCAGAACTGACGGTGGATACGGAGCTGCGGGGCGACCCGAGCGTCCAGGTCTACATCAACGGAGCTGCCCAGTTTGTTTCCTTTGACGAGGGCCGTCCTGGCCGGGATGACGCGCCCCAATCCACGTCCGCCCTGGAAAGAGCCAAGCCAGAACCACAGCCACAGGCACCGCCCGCCGTCCAGCAGGAGGCGGGGCGGCCTGCCACGCCGTTGCTGGCCGCGCTGCAAAAGTTGCCGCCGCTCCCCACCGCCGACCGTAAGGGGACTATCCAGATCCAGCCCACGCCCGAGGAGCTCCAGGCCATGGAGAACCTGCTCCAGCGGGTGCCCGCCAGCTTCACCCCGGCCGATCGGGAGCTGCTCTTGCGGGCCTACCTGGTGGCCAGCTATGCCCACCGGGAACAGCGACGGCATAGCGGTGAACCCTACGTCCTCCACCCCATCGCGGTGGCCACCATCCTGGCCGAGCTGCGGCTGGATGTGGACACCCTGGCCGCGGGGCTCCTCCACGACGTGGTGGAGGATACCCAGTTCGATTTGGCCTACCTGCGGGAGTACTTCGGTGGGGACATTGCCAACCTGGTGGATGGCGTCACCAAGCTGAAGCGCATCAATGAGCTGAGCAATGCCCAACAGGGCATCGCCGACGCCAAGGCCGAATCCCTGCGCAAGATGTTCCTGGCCATGGTGGACGACGTGCGGGTGGTGATCATCAAGCTGGCCGACCGCCTCCACAACATGCGCACCCTGGGCAGCCAGAAAAAACACAAACAGAAGCGCATTGCCCGGGAAACCCTGGACATCTTCGCGCCCCTGGCCAACCGCCTGGGCATCTGGCAGATCAAATGGGAGCTGGAGGACTTGAGCTTCCGCTACCTGGAGCCCAACACCTACCGGGAGCTGGCCAAGGCCATGCAGCAGAAGCGGGAAGAGCGGGAAAAGTGGGTGGCCCGGATCAAGCGAGAGCTGGAGGAGCTCCTGGCCAAGGCCGGCATTCCCGCCGAGGTCAGCGGCCGGCCCAAACATATTTACAGCATCTACCGCAAGATGAAGCGCAAGGACGTGGATTTCGACCAGATTTACGACATCCACGGCTTTCGCATCATCGTGGAGACGGAGGCCCAGTGTTACGCAGCCCTGGGCGTAGTCCACAGCAACTACCGGCCCATCCCTGGGGAATTCGACGACTACATCGCCAACCCCAAAGACAACATGTACCGCAGCCTCCACACCGCGGTGTTGAGTAAGCGCAGCGGCAAGCCCATGGAGATCCAGATCCGCACCCGGGAGATGCACGAGATCGCGGAATACGGCATCGCCGCCCACTGGCAGTACAAGGAGCAGAAAAAGCACGACGCCCGCTTCCAGGAGAAGATCGCCTGGCTGCGCCAGCTCATGGAATGGCGCCAGGAGGTCACCGACGCCCGGGAATTCGTGGACGGCATGAAGACCGACGTCTTCAACGACCGGGTCTACGTCTTCACCCCCCAGGGAGACGTGATCGACCTGCCGGCCGGCTCCACGCCCATCGACTTTGCCTACGCCATCCACACGGAACTGGGCCACCGCTGCCGGGGGGCCAACATCCGGGGGCGTCTGGTTCCCCTGGACTACAAGCTCCAGAATGGCGACCAGGTGACCATCATCGCGGCCAAACGGGGCGGCCCCAGTCGGGACTGGCTCAACCCCAACCTGGAGTATGTGGCCACCCAGCGGGCCCGCAGCAAGATCCGGGCCTGGCTGCGCAAACAGGGCCGGGAAGAGAACATCCAGCGCGGGCGGCAGATGCTGGAAAAGGAGATGAAGCGGCTGGCCATCAACGAAAGTTTTGAGAGCATGGCCAAGCTCTTCAACTACGACAAGGTGGATGACTTCCTGGCCGCCATCGGCTATGGGGACATCAACTCCCAGCATCTGGCCCAGAAGGTGCTGGAGAAGGAACGCCGGGAGCGGGAACGGGCTCGCTGGGAAGAGCTGGAACGAGAGGGCGGCGAAAAAGGGGCCGAGGGTCGACGCCGCAGCTCCGCCACCGACGGCTTTCGAGTCCAGGGCGTGGAGGGACTGCTCACCCACCTGGGCCGCTGCTGCAACCCCGTCCCAGGCGACGCCATCGTGGGCTACGTCACCAAAGGGCGGGGCGTGACCATCCACCGCACCGTCTGCCCCAACGTAGCCAACATCGTGCGTCGTGGCCAGGAGAACCGCCTGATCGATGTGCAGTGGGCAGCCGATCCAGAGGCCACCTTCCCCGTCAGCATCCAGGTCAGCGCCTATGACCGCTCTGGGCTCATGCGGGACGTGGCAGCCCTGGTGGCGGACGAACACATCAACATGATCAGCGTGGAGGCGGTCACCGGCCAGAAGGACAACCTGGCGGTCATCAACGCCACCCTGGAAATTCGGGACGCCGCCCAACTGACCCGCATCTTGACCAAGATCGACCGCCTGCCCAATGTGGTGGAGGCCAGGCGCAAGGTGAGCTGA
- a CDS encoding winged helix-turn-helix domain-containing protein: MANARISADGRQSTLPGVIRVLYVGRQNRVVDELAALFARTAEPATEGPDDGEPAGGETPWCLEPIEFTAVTNQKAALHLIRTRPPKVLLVTVDARPNSRGRFCEMVRYRLPTAAIFAVGPARPVGNVHFDGFIQVPLDHAEVLAAIRQIQNQYASHVLEHGPIRLNVATRTVFTPHGQHHMTPKQCALLQFLMLHRNGVVRRQEIMEAIWNTSYMEDTRTLDVHIRWLRECIEPDPSNPIYLKTVRGVGYRLILPAPGEASGG, from the coding sequence TTGGCAAATGCCCGGATTTCGGCCGATGGACGCCAATCGACCCTGCCCGGTGTCATTCGGGTGTTGTATGTGGGCCGCCAGAATCGGGTGGTGGATGAACTGGCCGCGCTGTTCGCGAGGACGGCGGAGCCGGCCACTGAGGGGCCAGATGATGGGGAGCCAGCCGGTGGCGAGACGCCCTGGTGCTTAGAACCCATCGAGTTCACGGCTGTGACCAACCAGAAGGCGGCCCTGCACCTGATCCGGACGCGGCCGCCCAAGGTGCTGCTGGTGACGGTTGATGCCAGGCCCAACAGCCGGGGCCGCTTCTGTGAGATGGTCCGCTATCGGCTACCCACGGCTGCCATCTTCGCCGTGGGGCCAGCCCGGCCAGTGGGAAACGTCCACTTTGACGGCTTCATCCAGGTCCCCCTGGACCATGCAGAGGTGCTGGCCGCCATCCGCCAGATCCAGAATCAATACGCCAGCCACGTGTTGGAGCATGGCCCCATCCGCCTCAACGTGGCCACCCGTACAGTCTTCACACCCCACGGCCAGCACCACATGACGCCCAAGCAGTGTGCCCTGCTCCAGTTTTTGATGTTGCATCGAAATGGGGTGGTCCGTCGCCAGGAGATCATGGAGGCCATCTGGAACACCTCGTACATGGAGGATACCCGGACCCTGGACGTACATATCCGCTGGCTGCGGGAATGCATCGAGCCCGACCCCTCCAACCCCATCTACCTGAAGACGGTGCGCGGCGTGGGCTACCGGCTGATTTTGCCTGCCCCGGGGGAGGCCTCGGGCGGTTGA